AATTGTTGCTGATAGATTTGATTTGGTTTTATACCAACATTTCCCTGATAAAAAAATTGCAATTTATAAAGTGAGCACAAAAGACTCATTGTATCTTTTGAAAGATTTAAGTCTTCTAGATGAAGGAAGTTTTTCTTGGGATTTGAGTGTGTATAAAAACTCAAATTTTGTAATATCAAGAAAAGGAAATTTTATTTTGGCATTAGACCAATTGAAATCTTTAAAACCTACAGATATCGAATTTATCTCACCAAAACGATTGTATAAAGAAAAAAGATGAATCGACTTATAAATAAAATTTCAATTCTAATGATTGCGATTGTAACTTCTTTGTATGCGCAGGAAGGAACAAAACTGATCGCATGGAAACCAATCCCGGAAGCCAATGGGTATCAAATCCAAATCAAAGATAAATCTGGAAAATTGATTTTAGATAAAAAAATTGAGACAGCTTATCATTCTATCGAAGAATTACCATCTGGAACTTATATGGTTCGTACTGCGCCTCTAAACTTATTTAAAAAACCAGCTGTTTGGTCAAATTGGAAAGATTTGGAAATCATCATTTCTGAGCCTCCACAAATTGTAAAAGAAATAGAGAAACCTATCATTCTTCCAAAAGCAGATTCAAATAAAGAAAAAATAATTTCACCAGTCACAATCCAAGGAGAGCATTTTTTAGAAGCTACGAAAGTTGATCTCAGTATAAGAGATGAACAACTACCAATTGTTAGCAAAGAAGTGAAATCTTCTGAGCGTATTGAGCTAAAAGTGGATACTACAGAAGCAAAATCAGGTCCATATGACTTGACCGTAACCAATCCATATCAAAAACCAAAGGTTGTGAAAAATTTTGTACAAGTAGAAGAACAAAAGTCAGATACAAACACAGATTCTAATAATAATATAAAAGAAAACTTGGAAGAGATCAAAAAGAATGAACGAGTAAAAACAAATTTAGATACTTCTAATCCAATTTTCATTACTAAATCGAATGATTCTAACAAACAAACTAATAGTACATCAACTTCTAAACAGAAAGTCTCATTACCGAAAGGTAAACCATTCCGAGATTATTCTTATGATGAGATGTTGGTATTCTTAGAAACAGATGTCGCAGTCAACTGTAAGAATACTAAAATACCAGCATTAACTCTAAGTGAATGCCACAAAACATACGTTATATTAAATTTCTCAAGCGAAGATAACCAATCCGTTTTTGAATTTTACAAATTGGTCAGTGAAAACGAATCCAATCGAATCAGTGCCTATCGCTATTTTTCCAAACATTGTAATCCAAAATTTAGACCAGCAATGGAAAGAATGGAACTCCAATGGAAAAATCGATCCAATTTAGATCCGGAAGAACGTCAGTCCTTGGCAGAAGAATTATCAAAATTTCGCACTTGTACTAGATAAAATTGATATCTTTTGCTTGTAAGGAATTCATTTTTTAGTCCAATAAAGAGAATGAGACATCCGTTCTACCTACTTCTCGGAATCACTTTTTTAAGTGTACAGGTACTTCATTCCGAACCATCTGTCCTAAGCCAAAACGTGAAGGAAGTGACCACACGTATCCAAGATTTAGCCCTTTACCCAAGCCTTTCAAAAAAAAGACTCTATGGTGCTGTGGCAAAAGGTGGTGCCATACGATTTGATTTAAAAGCAAGTGAAGCATCGCCGCAATCCATTGGAATTGGTGTCGCAACAGATGGGAAATTAAAAGAATGGGTTTTAACCGTGTATGCTGGTAACGGTCAGAATGAAAATCCTACCATCCTACGCAAAGAAAAGATAGAAGGTGAAACTCAATGGGTATTTGAACTCCTTGCCCCTCCTGATGAAATTACCATAGAAATTCAAAATACAAATTCGGATGCACCATTGTCAGTGGTAGAAATTGTTCATGGTTATTATTATGGATATTCTGTAGATAAAGAAAATCAGACAAAACCACAACAACAGAATCCAACAAAACCAAACCCAACAGATCCTGAAAAACTTTCACCGAATGATATTCAGAATCGAACTGAGTTTTATCGAGCACCCATCACTAAAGATTGATTTAAGTTTTTGAATATATAATCAGTATATTCATCATAACAAGACGGAGACATATGACCTGCATCACTAAACTCGTTACAAGTGTATGTAGGGTCATCATTCATATTCCAGAATGGAATTCCTTTTTGTTTATGATATTCAACGATACGCGGATACCAGTCTTCATAAACAGTACCTTCTTTATTTTCACCTACAGATACCTTTAAGTGACGAATGTGATCCATATAGGGTAATGAGAGTCTTACCCAGATGACAGCCGAAGGCACATTTAAATTTTTGGCAAGTTGTAAGGATTGATCTGTAAAACTTAGAATATTTTCAGAAAATCGAAAAGGCACTAGATACGAATGAAAATCGCCATAGGCAGACTTTTTTAATAACTCTGGAGGGAGCACTGCCTGGTGTGTCCCAGGTGTCATGGCAGATCCCTTACCTGTTTTTAAGTTTGCCATTAAATTATTACGCAAACTTCTATAAGGATATAAGAAAGTATCTTTATTTTTTGCCCGAGCAATGATCACTTCCAGTTTTGGTCTATATTGATATGCACGAAACATTCGTTTGGCGATAAGTGTAGAAATATCATCTGTCGAAAATAAAGAAAAATGTTTTAAAACAAAGGATACATTAAGTCCATTGGTGAGTGTTTCATCTACTTTTAGTGTGGCTGCAGAGTTAAACATCTCCACGGAATGATCAAACAAAAAGAAATCGGGTTTTACCTCATCCTTTTCAAATTGTTCCATCCACTGTAAAACATAATCAGGTTTTCCGCCAGGGACAGAAAAATTAAACATCACCCAACCAGGATACTTTTTATGAATGTATTCATTATCAAACAAAAGACCTCTCGAATTACCAAAATATACGAGAACTTTATCTCGGTCTTTTAAACTCAGGTATTCTTTTAAATCTTCATACAATTCATTCTTTTGGATGTAATTGATATCAGATAATGATTTTGAGAAATAAGTGTGAACATTTTCCAAGATAAGTAATTTATCCACACAAAATGTTAAAAAGACGACTAGGAATGGGACGAACAAAAAACGATTTCTGATTAAATCCACAAATTCCTCCTAAAATCGGTAATAAATAAACTCACCACCATCTTGTGAAAGAGTCGCGAGTAAAAAGATCGTAATAATTCCAAGGACTGGGACCAACCAAACATCATGTTTGCGAACCCTTTCCCAAAATTCTGGAACATATTGGATATGATGAAAAAACAATACAGCAAACGAAGTGTAAAAAATTCGTTCTAAATTTTCAATGTGTAAATAGCGGAAAGAGGAACCCTCTCCCAAAAGGGAAGTTGCAGGTATCAACCATTCATTCGATCCACCAACTAACATTCGCTCTAGACTATGTGAAAAATGAGTGAAAATTCCTTGAAAATGATCCAACATATTTGTGGCATTGTTGGAGCGAAACATTAGGCCAGAAATCGAAAATAAAACGAACACTATCAATGCTTTCAAAACAATGAGGAATTTGTTTTTTTGTGGGGTTAGATTGAATCCCATTTTACCTTCCAAAAACCTCTCAGAAGCAAGGATGACTCCCCAATAAAATCCCCAACAGATAAAAGTGTAATCCGCCCCATGCCAAAACCCACCAAGCGTCATAATAATGATCAAATTTAAATATGTTCGAATTTCTCCTTTTTTCGAACCACCTAACGGAAAATATATATAATCACGTAACCAAAAGGAAAGTGTGATATGCCATCTTTTCCATAATTCTCTACCCGATGTTGAAAAGAAAGGTGCCTTAAAGTTTTCTGGAGTTTCAAAACCTAAATACAAAGCAACTGACCTTGCCATATCAGTGAGTCCAGAAAAATCACTAAAAACTTGAATGGAATAACAAATTCCTGCGATAAACAATGAAAAGGAATCGTAATCTGACGGTGAATTAAATACAGGTGAAATTGTAAGTGACATTGGATCTGCAACTAACACTTTCTTGACGAGTCCAGACATCATCAAATAAGATGCTCGATACATTTTTTCTTTATCTGGTGTTAGTTTGTCCAAATTTGGGAAAAAATCCGACATACGCATAATTGGTCCAGCAATTAGAACTGGAAAAAATGCTACGAAAAGGAAGTAATCCTCTACCTTTACAGTTGGTAACTTTGGATTCCGATATGTGTCCACAGCCGCAGCTATGACTTGAAATGTATAAAAGCTTATGGCAAGTGGAAGTGCAATGTGGATAAGATTTGGAACTTGTGCAAAAAAAGGATAACCAGTTAGGTCAGCGAGGACCTTACTAAAAAAATAGACATACTTAAAGAAACCGAGATTGATTAAGTTGAGGCTGACTGTGAGACCTATCCAAAACTTGGTTAGATTCGATTGGATTTTTCGATACAAAAGGTAATTGATTGTTATAACAATTAGAAAATGTAAAGTAAGTGCCAAAGAGAAATAAGCATAAAAACTGATTCCTGCAATTAAAAGAAAAACCTTACGAAATTCTTTGGGAATGGCCCAATAAAAAAGGTAAACAACCGAAAAGAAAATTAAAAAGGGTATTGAATTGAACAACATATCAAGGAAGGAATTGTCTCTCCCAGTAATCGCTTTCCGAACTAGGTGTCAATCCTTCTTTCAGGTGATTAAATTCTGTTTCGTCCACTTCAGTTTCCCTTTTTACCCAGTCCGAATAAAATTCTTCCGAAGATTTTCGTTTTGCCCTAAGCCTTCTTGCAAAACTTAAAATCTCTTTATCTGATGTTACCACCAAACATTGCGAAGGTACTTCGCAGTAATTTAAATAACCAATGATGAGTTCATCTGCTTTTTTTTCATGGCTATAATGAATGGAAAATCCTTCCCATTCTTCCGAATAACAATCTGAAAGTAGATCTTTCTTTCCATCGAAAAAGACTAGTATTTTCCTCTGTTTGAGATCAGGGAAATGGCGTTTCAAATGAACAAGTAAACCCGTCCTGGCATCTTGGAGACGATACTCTCCCAAACAAAATGCCAGATCTGGAAATTTATACATTAAATTCATCCCGTCGATCAGGATTCTCTCATTTACGGGCACAACCCTATTGAAACCACTTGCCAGATTCGATTAAACCAAAAAAACGTAAACATGGGGAAAAAAATAATCGTCGTCGGTGCCTCGAGCGGGATCGGAAAAGCCATTGCTGAACAAGAATTGAACGCTGGGTCCTCCGTGGTCCTTTTAGCAAGAAGGGAAAAGTCCCTCGAATCCATCGCCAAAAAAGGCAACGGATCCAAAGAGAAACGAGCCTTCCCGCTTGTTTTTGATGTCACCAAATATGCTACTGCAGAAAAAACCTTTCAAAAAGCCGTCTCACTCCTTGGTGGTCTGGACGAAGTGTATTTTGCGTCCGGTGTCATGCCAGAGATAGGCAAAGAGGAATACAACACAACGAAAGATTTAGAGATGTTAAACGTAAACCTTTTAGGTGCTGTCGCATTCCTTAACCCAGTCGCTAGTTATTTCACAAAACAAAAATCTGGAAAGATCGTCGGTATTTCTTCCATTGCAGGGGAAAGGGGACGAAAGGGAAATCCAGTTTATAATACATCAAAAGCAGGGCTCAATACGTATTTGGAAGCTCTTCGCAATCGTCTATCTGAATCAAATGTTCAAGTAACAACGATTAAACCTGGTTTTGTCAAAACAGAAATGACTAAAGGTTTAGCTTTACCAGAAAAAGGATTACTAAAAGTTATCACTGCAGATGAAGCGGCAGAAAAAATTCGATCCATTGTTGCGAAGGGAAAAGATGAAGCATTTGTTCCAGGTATTTGGGCACTCGTTGCACTCATCATACGAAACATTCCTAATTTTATCTTCAAAAAATTGAGTATATAACATGGTAACAAAAAAATCAAAATCCATTCCAAATATCAAAGTCCCTCATAAAGAGAAGGTTGAAGCATGGGGAATGAGTTCTTTCTCGATGTCACCAGTGTTTCGTCCAGAATCAGAAGAAGAAATCAAAGAACTTTTTGTATGGGCAAACCAAACAGGCACCAAAGTTGCGTTACGTGGTGGTGGATGTAGCTATGGAGATGCTTCCACAAATAACGACGGTATTGTATTAGATTTAACTCGTTTCAACAAAGTGTTGGATTTTAATCTAAAAACAGGTGTGATGACAGTACAATCAGGTGCACGTATCAAAGACCTTTGGGAAACAGGAATCGAAAATGGTTTTTGGCCACCTGTTGTTTCTGGAACGATGATGCCAACACTTGGTGGTGCACTTTCCATGAACATTCATGGAAAAAATAACTTCAAAGTAGGAACTATTGGAGAACACATTAAAGAGTTTACTTTTTTAACTGCAAAAGGTGATATCCTACTTTGTTCACCTAAAAAAAATTCGGATCTATTTTATTCAGCGATATCCGGCTTTGGAATGTTAGGTTGTTTCTTAACGATTCAGATCAAGATGAAACCCATTTATGCTGGAAAGATGAAAATTGACCCAGTTTATGTTCGAAACTTTGATGAGTTATTCGACTATTTTGAAGAACACTACAAATCGGCTGATTATTTGGTGGGTTGGATTGATGCATTTGCATCTGGAAAATCATTGGGTCGTGGTCAAATTCACAAAGCCACCAATTTAAAAGAAGGGGAAGATCCTGACTTTCCTGGGAATTGTTTATTAGAAAGACAACACTTACCATCTAGATTATTTTATTTAATTCCTAAAAAGTGGATGTGGATCCTTATGCGACCATTCAGTTTCAATTTTGGAATGCGAATGATTAATTTGGCAAAATGTATCGCGAGTATTTTGGTAAACAATAAAGCTTATTACCAAGGCCATGCTGAATATGCATTTTTACTGGATTATGTGCCAAACTGGAAATTTGTTTATAAACCTGGAGCAATGATCCAATACCAAGTATTTATTCCCAAAGAGAACGCAAAACAAGCGTTTAAAGAAATATTCACAATATGCCAAAAACGTGGAATTGTGAATTATTTATCTGTATTTAAAAAACACAAACCAGATCCTTTCCTACTCACACATGCTGTAGATGGATTTTCTATGGCTATGGACTTTCCCGTGACCAAAGGTAATCGCG
The Leptospira bouyouniensis DNA segment above includes these coding regions:
- a CDS encoding DUF1574 domain-containing protein; protein product: MDLIRNRFLFVPFLVVFLTFCVDKLLILENVHTYFSKSLSDINYIQKNELYEDLKEYLSLKDRDKVLVYFGNSRGLLFDNEYIHKKYPGWVMFNFSVPGGKPDYVLQWMEQFEKDEVKPDFFLFDHSVEMFNSAATLKVDETLTNGLNVSFVLKHFSLFSTDDISTLIAKRMFRAYQYRPKLEVIIARAKNKDTFLYPYRSLRNNLMANLKTGKGSAMTPGTHQAVLPPELLKKSAYGDFHSYLVPFRFSENILSFTDQSLQLAKNLNVPSAVIWVRLSLPYMDHIRHLKVSVGENKEGTVYEDWYPRIVEYHKQKGIPFWNMNDDPTYTCNEFSDAGHMSPSCYDEYTDYIFKNLNQSLVMGAR
- a CDS encoding MBOAT family O-acyltransferase, coding for MLFNSIPFLIFFSVVYLFYWAIPKEFRKVFLLIAGISFYAYFSLALTLHFLIVITINYLLYRKIQSNLTKFWIGLTVSLNLINLGFFKYVYFFSKVLADLTGYPFFAQVPNLIHIALPLAISFYTFQVIAAAVDTYRNPKLPTVKVEDYFLFVAFFPVLIAGPIMRMSDFFPNLDKLTPDKEKMYRASYLMMSGLVKKVLVADPMSLTISPVFNSPSDYDSFSLFIAGICYSIQVFSDFSGLTDMARSVALYLGFETPENFKAPFFSTSGRELWKRWHITLSFWLRDYIYFPLGGSKKGEIRTYLNLIIIMTLGGFWHGADYTFICWGFYWGVILASERFLEGKMGFNLTPQKNKFLIVLKALIVFVLFSISGLMFRSNNATNMLDHFQGIFTHFSHSLERMLVGGSNEWLIPATSLLGEGSSFRYLHIENLERIFYTSFAVLFFHHIQYVPEFWERVRKHDVWLVPVLGIITIFLLATLSQDGGEFIYYRF
- a CDS encoding NYN domain-containing protein, which translates into the protein MPVNERILIDGMNLMYKFPDLAFCLGEYRLQDARTGLLVHLKRHFPDLKQRKILVFFDGKKDLLSDCYSEEWEGFSIHYSHEKKADELIIGYLNYCEVPSQCLVVTSDKEILSFARRLRAKRKSSEEFYSDWVKRETEVDETEFNHLKEGLTPSSESDYWERQFLP
- a CDS encoding SDR family NAD(P)-dependent oxidoreductase, coding for MGKKIIVVGASSGIGKAIAEQELNAGSSVVLLARREKSLESIAKKGNGSKEKRAFPLVFDVTKYATAEKTFQKAVSLLGGLDEVYFASGVMPEIGKEEYNTTKDLEMLNVNLLGAVAFLNPVASYFTKQKSGKIVGISSIAGERGRKGNPVYNTSKAGLNTYLEALRNRLSESNVQVTTIKPGFVKTEMTKGLALPEKGLLKVITADEAAEKIRSIVAKGKDEAFVPGIWALVALIIRNIPNFIFKKLSI
- a CDS encoding FAD-binding oxidoreductase, coding for MVTKKSKSIPNIKVPHKEKVEAWGMSSFSMSPVFRPESEEEIKELFVWANQTGTKVALRGGGCSYGDASTNNDGIVLDLTRFNKVLDFNLKTGVMTVQSGARIKDLWETGIENGFWPPVVSGTMMPTLGGALSMNIHGKNNFKVGTIGEHIKEFTFLTAKGDILLCSPKKNSDLFYSAISGFGMLGCFLTIQIKMKPIYAGKMKIDPVYVRNFDELFDYFEEHYKSADYLVGWIDAFASGKSLGRGQIHKATNLKEGEDPDFPGNCLLERQHLPSRLFYLIPKKWMWILMRPFSFNFGMRMINLAKCIASILVNNKAYYQGHAEYAFLLDYVPNWKFVYKPGAMIQYQVFIPKENAKQAFKEIFTICQKRGIVNYLSVFKKHKPDPFLLTHAVDGFSMAMDFPVTKGNREKLWALCHEMDEIVLKHKGRFYFAKDSTLRKRVMESYFPKENLKKFYSLKKKYDPNSILQTDLYKRVFLQ